The proteins below come from a single Vitis vinifera cultivar Pinot Noir 40024 chromosome 9, ASM3070453v1 genomic window:
- the LOC100244783 gene encoding myb family transcription factor PHL6 has translation MNLHTIMSLNQMDNLKKVMQTHYSVPSRVPNFLGAESVGEYSLYGKESPAGIPPCIQREQVLNSLAQLSLFKHHILNTSPVSHKPFPMGSYVMNPHAMSTQSSMFPAALYSPSSTSFETHQHLGNPHFLPQYPPCVSPANSSESPLLLGDDVADKYDKENSGDLMKDFFGIPEESSDQSLQGLDAEKDSLTLMDLLDLRYLSEELDIPVSKKGENPSVDEICQAPNVSSIPPQSHPHALVPPMDNQVPEAAAAQKQRIRWTPELHELFLDAVSKLGGPDKATPKGILRLMNVEGLNICHVKSHLQKYRLAKAVQMKQDKKASSSEERKVATKTDERETPIER, from the exons ATGAATCTCCATACTATCATGTCCTTGAACCAAATGGATAATCTGAAGAAAGTGATGCAAACCCATTACTCTGTTCCCTCCCGGGTACCTAATTTCTTGGGTGCTGAATCAGTTGGTGAATACTCATTGTATGGAAAAGAGTCACCTGCAGGTATTCCTCCATGTATACAAAGAGAACAAGTCCTCAATTCCCTTGCACAACTGAGTCTGTTTAAACACCATATTTTGAATACAAGCCCTGTGTCCCACAAACCTTTCCCTATGGGATCTTATGTCATGAATCCACATGCCATGTCTACTCAGTCTTCTATGTTCCCTGCCGCTTTATATTCTCCATCTTCGACCAGCTTTGAGACCCATCAGCACCTTGGAAATCCACACTTTCTTCCACAATATCCCCCGTGCGTTTCTCCTGCTAATTCATCAGAATCTCCCCTGCTTTTGGGTGACGATGTAGCTGATAAATATGACAAAGAGAATTCAGGGGACTTGATGAAGGACTTCTTTGGCATCCCGGAGGAAAGTTCTGATCAAAGCTTGCAaggtttggatgctgagaaggACAGTTTGACATTAATGGACCTGTTGGATCTGCGATATTTGTCTGAAGAGCTAGACATACCTGTAAGCAAGAAAGGGGAAAATCCCAGTGTTGAT GAAATATGCCAAGCACCAAACGTTTCATCAATCCCTCCCCAAAGCCACCCACACGCTTTGGTCCCGCCTATGGATAATCAAGTTCCCGAGGCTGCAGCTGCCCAGAAGCAAAGAATAAGGTGGACACCCGAGCTCCATGAGCTTTTCTTAGATGCAGTCAGCAAACTTGGTGGCCCTGACA AGGCAACTCCAAAGGGTATATTGAGGCTTATGAATGTTGAAGGTTTAAACATCTGCCATGTGAAGAGCCACTTGCAG AAATACCGACTAGCCAAGGCTGTGCAGATGAAACAAG ACAAGAAGGCTTCCAGCTCTGAAGAAAGGAAGGTAGCTACAAAGACTGATGAGAGGGAGACGCCTATAGAAAGGTAA
- the LOC109123182 gene encoding myb family transcription factor PHL6-like, translating into MHVTEALRVQVEVQKTLHEQLKLQKVIQLNLEQNGEYLRRILEDQHKAGVALPSLMGSHSNPQPITLSSSDGASSPKQYDFEVDCFPSLLSKHKASHTTESEQPRCHKKPRRSSSVEIISIDSPAESVEG; encoded by the exons ATGCATGTCACAGAAGCTTTGCGCGTACAAGTCGAAGTTCAGAAAACACTtcatgaacagctcaag CTTCAAAAGGTCATCCAGCTCAATTTGGAGCAAAACGGAGAGTACTTGCGAAGGATTTTGGAAGACCAACATAAAGCTGGTGTGGCCTTGCCATCATTGATGGGCTCCCATTCGAACCCTCAACCGATAACTCTTTCTTCATCCGATGGTGCATCCTCACCAAAACAATACGACTTTGAAGTTGACTGCTTTCCATCGCTACTGTCAAAGCATAAAGCCTCTCACACTACTGAATCAGAGCAGCCAAGATGTCATAAAAAACCCCGGCGATCAAGCAGTGTGGAAATAATTTCCATCGATTCTCCGGCCGAAAGTGTGGAAGGCTGA